Proteins found in one Arachis stenosperma cultivar V10309 chromosome 8, arast.V10309.gnm1.PFL2, whole genome shotgun sequence genomic segment:
- the LOC130945163 gene encoding homeobox-leucine zipper protein REVOLUTA-like, whose product MAMAVAQHHHRESSIDKHLDSSGKYVRYTAEQVEALERVYIECPKPSSLRRQQLIRDCPILANIEPKQIKVWFQNRRCREKQRKEASRLQTVNRKLTAMNKLLMEENDRLQKQVSQLVCENGYMKQQLHTLQPSAATTDASCDPVVSSSTTQQSMRDANSPAGFLSIAEETLAEFLSKATGTAVDWVQMPGMKPGPDSVGIFAISQSCSGVAARACGLVSLEPTKIAEILKDRPSWFRDCRSLEVFTMFPAGNGGTIELVYTQTYAPTTLAPARDFWTLRYTTTLENGSLVVCERSLSGSGTGPNAAAAAQFVRAEMRPSGYLIRPCEGGGSIIHIVDHLNLEAWSVPEVLRPLYESSKVVAQKMTIAALRYIRQIAQETSGEVVYGLGRQPAVLRTFSQRLSRGFNDAVNGFNDDGWSVLNCDGAEDVIIAVSSTKNFSGTSNPASSLTFLGGILCAKASMLLQNIPPAVLVRFLREHRSEWADFNVDAYSAASLKSGSYAYPGMRPTRFTGNQTIMSLGHTIEHQEMLEVIRLEGHSLAQEDAFASRDVHLLQLCSGIDENAVGACSELIFAPIDEMFPDDAPLLPSGFRIIPLDSKPGDKKDSMTGSQTLDLTSGFEVGPTTNGARDAVSCHSARSVLTIAFQFPFDSSLQDNVAVMARQYIRSVISSVQRVAMAISPSGINPAVGSKLSPGSPEALTLANWICCSYSYYLGAELLRSDSLIGESVLKHLWHHQDAILCCSLKSVPVFIFANQAGLDMLETTLVALQDITLDKIFDESGRKALFADFAKLMQQGFAYLPAGICMSTMGRHVSFEQAIAWKVLAEEDNSVHCLASLS is encoded by the exons atggctATGGCTGTGGCTCAGCATCATCATAGGGAGAGCAGCATTGACAAGCATCTTGATTCGTCAGGAAAATATGTTAGGTACACTGCTGAGCAAGTTGAAGCACTTGAAAGAGTTTACATTGAGTGCCCTAAACCTAGCTCCTTGAGGAGGCAGCAGTTGATTAGAGACTGCCCCATTCTTGCAAACATAGAGCCCAAGCAAATCAAAGTTTGGTTCCAGAACCGCAG GTGTAGAGAGAAGCAGAGGAAAGAGGCTTCACGGCTTCAGACCGTGAACCGCAAGCTTACAGCGATGAATAAGCTGTTAATGGAGGAAAATGATCGATTACAGAAGCAGGTGTCACAGCTGGTGTGTGAGAATGGGTATATGAAGCAGCAGTTGCATACT CTTCAGCCATCAGCAGCAACCACTGATGCAAGCTGTGATCCAGTGGTTTCGAGTTCGACTACTCAGCAATCTATGAGAGATGCTAATAGTCCTGCAGG ATTCCTATCAATTGCAGAGGAGACCTTGGCAGAGTTCCTTTCAAAGGCTACAGGAACTGCTGTTGATTGGGTTCAGATGCCTGGGATGAAG CCTGGTCCGGATTCGGTTGGGATCTTTGCTATTTCGCAAAGTTGCAGTGGGGTGGCAGCTCGAGCCTGTGGTCTTGTCAGTCTTGAACCTACAAAG ATTGCAGAGATCCTAAAAGACCGTCCCTCTTGGTTTCGGGATTGCCGGAGCCTAGAGGTTTTCACAATGTTCCCCGCTGGAAATGGAGGCACAATTGAACTTGTTTACACCCAG ACATATGCTCCTACCACACTGGCTCCTGCCCGGGATTTCTGGACTCTTAGATACACTACAACTCTGGAAAATGGCAGTCTTGTG GTTTGTGAGAGGTCACTATCTGGTTCTGGGACTGGGCCTAATGCAGCTGCTGCTGCCCAGTTTGTGAGGGCTGAAATGCGGCCTAGTGGCTACTTGATTCGACCGTGTGAAGGTGGAGGATCAATCATTCACATTGTAGACCACCTAAACCTTGAG GCATGGAGTGTGCCAGAAGTGCTGCGACCACTATATGAATCATCAAAAGTGGTAGCTCAGAAAATGACAATTGCG GCGCTACGTTATATCAGGCAAATAGCCCAAGAAACAAGCGGTGAAGTGGTTTATGGCCTGGGTAGGCAACCTGCCGTTCTGAGAACTTTCAGCCAAAGGTTGAGCAG AGGTTTCAATGATGCTGTCAATGGTTTCAATGACGATGGCTGGTCTGTACTGAACTGTGATGGTGCCGAGGATGTAATTATTGCAGTTAGTTCAACCAAGAACTTTAGTGGAACTTCTAATCCAGCAAGTTCCCTTACATTCCTTGGAGGAATTCTGTGTGCAAAAGCTTCTATGTTACTCCAA AACATCCCTCCTGCAGTTTTGGTTCGTTTCCTGAGGGAACATCGCTCGGAGTGGGCTGATTTTAATGTCGATGCCTATTCTGCTGCATCACTGAAATCTGGCTCATATGCCTATCCAGGAATGAGGCCTACAAGATTCACTGGCAATCAAACAATCATGTCCCTTGGACATACAATTGAACATCAAGAG ATGCTGGAAGTTATCCGTCTTGAAGGACACTCTCTTGCTCAAGAAGATGCATTTGCCTCTAGGGACGTTCATCTCTTGCAG TTATGTAGTGGAATTGACGAGAATGCCGTGGGGGCTTGTTCTGAGCTCATATTTGCTCCTATTGATGAAATGTTCCCAGATGATGCTCCATTGTTGCCTTCCGGTTTCCGCATTATCCCGTTGGATTCAAAACCA GGTGATAAAAAGGATTCAATGACAGGAAGTCAAACCCTGGATTTGACATCTGGTTTTGAAGTTGGCCCAACAACAAATGGTGCACGCGATGCGGTATCATGTCATAGTGCACGGTCGGTGTTGACTATTGCCTTCCAGTTTCCTTTTGACAGTAGTCTGCAGGATAATGTTGCTGTCATGGCACGCCAGTACATCCGTAGTGTGATTTCCTCTGTGCAGAGGGTTGCCATGGCGATTTCTCCATCTGGTATAAACCCGGCAGTTGGCTCAAAACTCTCTCCTGGTTCTCCAGAGGCTCTTACACTAGCCAACTGGATCTGCTGCAGTTATAG TTATTATTTGGGGGCAGAGCTGCTGAGATCTGATTCTCTCATTGGTGAGTCGGTGCTTAAACATTTGTGGCATCATCAGGATGCCATTTTGTGCTGTTCTTTGAAG TCGGTGCCGGTGTTCATCTTTGCAAACCAGGCCGGCCTTGACATGTTGGAAACAACTTTGGTGGCTTTACAAGACATCACATTGGACAAAATATTTGATGAGTCTGGACGCAAGGCATTGTTTGCAGATTTTGCCAAGTTAATGCAGCAG GGGTTTGCATATCTGCCGGCCGGAATCTGCATGTCAACGATGGGGCGACACGTATCGTTCGAGCAGGCCATTGCATGGAAAGTACTTGCAGAAGAAGATAACAGTGTTCATTGCTTAGCTTCTCTTTCGTGA